A single genomic interval of Verrucomicrobiales bacterium harbors:
- a CDS encoding FAD:protein FMN transferase, protein MRYLLCHRLWLLVLCCRVVSLPAAAAEAKRYEFSEAHMGTVWTITCYADAASAPTGAVRQAFERIDALERAMTDYDPESELLRFCAAEPGQWHSLSSDLFRILEVSGRIVHQTQGVFDPTVGPLVQVWRRARRQREFPELQRRQAATAVFGWTNVALRRRDSSGRLRIPGMRLDLGGIAKGFAADAALQVLRDRGIRSALVAASGDLAIGDAPPGQRGWRVRVGDPSGRTNTLGQVLLLRNAGVSTSGDTEQFVEIQGVRYSHIVDPRTGLGLTNRMQATVIAENATRSDALATAVCILGAKEGQRMIDRDRKLSSLVLIKTEQGYHRLPSRRFPQQL, encoded by the coding sequence ATGAGATACCTTCTTTGCCATCGCCTGTGGCTGCTCGTTCTCTGCTGCAGGGTCGTCTCGCTTCCTGCCGCCGCCGCCGAAGCGAAGCGGTATGAGTTCTCGGAGGCTCATATGGGAACGGTGTGGACTATCACCTGTTACGCCGACGCAGCCTCGGCACCGACGGGAGCGGTGCGCCAGGCGTTCGAGCGGATCGATGCACTGGAACGTGCCATGACCGACTACGATCCGGAGAGTGAGCTGCTACGGTTTTGTGCGGCGGAGCCCGGTCAATGGCATAGCCTAAGTTCCGACCTCTTTCGTATTTTGGAAGTATCGGGTCGGATCGTGCATCAGACTCAGGGGGTCTTCGATCCAACGGTGGGCCCGCTGGTTCAGGTTTGGCGTCGTGCTCGACGCCAGCGGGAGTTTCCAGAGTTGCAGCGGAGGCAAGCAGCGACGGCGGTGTTTGGTTGGACGAATGTGGCATTGCGGCGGCGTGATTCCTCGGGTCGATTGAGGATTCCGGGGATGCGCCTCGACCTCGGGGGAATCGCCAAGGGCTTTGCAGCGGATGCTGCCTTGCAAGTCCTGCGAGATCGAGGCATCCGATCAGCCTTGGTGGCAGCGAGTGGAGATTTGGCCATTGGCGATGCGCCGCCGGGTCAGCGAGGGTGGCGGGTGCGGGTCGGCGACCCGTCCGGACGGACCAATACCTTGGGACAAGTATTGTTGCTGAGGAACGCCGGGGTTTCCACCTCAGGCGACACCGAACAGTTTGTGGAGATTCAAGGTGTGCGTTATTCACATATTGTGGATCCGCGCACCGGACTGGGCTTAACTAACCGAATGCAGGCAACCGTGATCGCTGAGAATGCGACTCGCAGCGATGCCTTGGCGACCGCGGTCTGTATATTAGGGGCCAAGGAAGGTCAGCGGATGATCGACCGCGATCGGAAGCTCAGTTCGCTGGTGTTGATTAAGACCGAGCAGGGGTATCACAGACTGCCGTCGCGCCGGTTCCCACAGCAGTTGTAG
- the dnaE gene encoding DNA polymerase III subunit alpha, which produces MRFVVHLDADAFFASVEQAADPRLRGKAIAVGGEQRGIIASASYEARRMGIYTPMPTSRARKLCPKLIILPGDYEKYERFSQWMFSYAYDFTPDVEVTSIDEGYLDLTPTHKDPVSIARTLRQAIHQSLKISVSEGIGSNKLVSQIASKLNKPAAFFQIPSGTETNFLHPLPNRWLPGVGPVTSSRLNAAGLSRIGQIAATPTDLLEMLVGSGAPTLRQFAQGKDDRPIIPARPSAKSYGQQETFNQDQTDEAFLEATLRRMADHLMAKVRSDGKSVRTLTVKVRYNDMDEDQCSESLAEPTDLETDIYSRLPILLRNAWRRRVSLRLVSLKLSQVYEGIFRLELALDRASQQSDAQRRLSKAVDELRQARGHRVILRGHDFILREAPPALAPATSAVALPTVSRAISAPMAVPRTSPSTHPLPALRLPSSVRYTIPRATPAIAPIPLRVRSHYSFLNSTLSPEAIVELAEKHQHGSIALCDLGNLHGAVELAQAAKSAGIRPLFGAEVRIDGQALCLYVENAIGYANLCRLLSQTVSSAERPGTLAASALETERCAGLIGVSPHPDLARHFPKRFYLGVRSDKEWQRHAAAGSFPSVAMSAVHYESPDDRWKYDILQSIRTLTLLRQPHPLKVMPASFHHRPAREIQERFRELPSALSHTHEIAERCSGFTFPLGPPQFPAYLPPNGESAREFLRRLVFDGARRRYPGNRWQTVCPQLETELQIIHEVGYEEYFLVVWDLLQECRHQGISWITRGSAADSLVCYCLEISGVCPIRFDLYFRRFLNRERMALQKLPDIDVDFPHDRKDDVVDLLFAKYGPAHCAVVGGFSTFQARSAVGEVAKVLGVSEHQVRRFTEHFPWSFGGGWGHASSSEGSLIERLKAMPECQDLPLDEEPYRSALVMGEFLDGVPRYPKMHPCGVVLSRQPIHELTPTFVSGKGYVTTHYDMDGVEAIGLVKMDILAQGGLAVMRDVEGMLNRQGIQIDLESCTLRSIASPSPPPAIADSTVPIAASPSWSDPLIWEMIASGGARAVHHIESPAMTTLCRMCQVQDIDGLIAIVSVIRPGAANEHKKVRFTRRYQGLEAPTYPHPSLEPCLRSTFGLVVYEEHILQICEAFAGLSGGRADVLRRALVKQQLKNVEIIGQEFATSALARGHSPELIREVWELVTGFNGYAFCKAHSTAYGVEAYQSAWLKLNFPAEFMAAVLTQGKGFYSPLVYILECHRLGIAVLPPWINEPGPDFRVPSPAFSKSPAIRIPVSYVKHLREITLERLFHEHQRCPFENVRDFYLRVRPNQEEIEALLKVGAFDGFSKPRTTLFWELQQVHHTFGSLQDPDQGWLLPPPGLESLPEVPLTEPTRLQRLQWETELLGFTASGHPLELYPQIAWNTYCPVNRLGEYTGQEIVTCGLIIEQRLHHQATGEPMKFLTLCDGTGMVETELFAATYRSYGLTTVRYPVLEITARVEPFENGRGHTLRVMRAGKPRENSEGC; this is translated from the coding sequence ATGCGGTTTGTTGTCCATCTCGATGCGGATGCGTTCTTTGCTTCCGTGGAACAGGCGGCCGACCCTCGCCTGCGGGGGAAAGCCATTGCGGTAGGCGGCGAGCAGCGCGGAATTATTGCCTCCGCCTCCTACGAGGCGCGGCGCATGGGAATCTACACTCCCATGCCCACCAGCCGCGCCCGCAAGCTGTGTCCCAAACTCATTATTCTACCGGGCGATTATGAGAAGTACGAGCGCTTTTCCCAGTGGATGTTCAGCTATGCCTACGACTTCACGCCGGATGTGGAGGTCACGTCCATTGATGAAGGCTATCTCGATCTCACTCCCACGCATAAAGATCCGGTGAGCATCGCGCGCACGTTGCGTCAGGCGATCCATCAATCGCTCAAGATTAGTGTGAGTGAAGGCATTGGCTCCAACAAGCTCGTCAGTCAAATCGCCTCCAAGCTCAACAAGCCCGCGGCCTTTTTTCAGATTCCCTCCGGCACGGAAACCAACTTCCTTCATCCCTTGCCCAACCGCTGGCTTCCCGGGGTGGGCCCCGTCACTTCCAGTCGATTGAACGCTGCCGGACTGTCCCGCATCGGTCAGATTGCCGCGACGCCGACTGATCTGCTGGAAATGCTGGTCGGATCTGGAGCCCCTACTCTGCGTCAGTTCGCCCAGGGAAAGGATGATCGTCCCATCATCCCGGCCCGCCCTTCCGCCAAATCCTATGGTCAGCAGGAGACCTTCAACCAGGACCAGACGGATGAGGCATTTCTCGAAGCTACGCTGCGACGCATGGCCGATCACCTCATGGCCAAGGTGCGAAGCGATGGCAAAAGCGTCCGCACCCTCACCGTCAAAGTGCGCTACAACGACATGGATGAGGATCAGTGCAGCGAAAGCCTGGCTGAACCCACCGATCTCGAGACGGATATTTACAGCCGACTCCCCATTCTGCTGCGCAATGCCTGGCGACGACGGGTCAGCTTGCGGCTGGTCTCGCTGAAGTTGAGTCAAGTTTACGAAGGCATTTTCCGCCTGGAGCTGGCGCTGGATCGCGCCTCACAGCAATCCGATGCCCAGCGACGTCTCTCGAAGGCCGTCGATGAATTGCGCCAAGCCCGAGGGCACCGAGTGATCCTGCGGGGACACGATTTCATTTTGCGGGAAGCTCCCCCCGCTCTTGCACCAGCCACCTCTGCGGTCGCCCTTCCGACTGTTTCTCGAGCGATCTCCGCACCTATGGCTGTGCCCCGCACTTCGCCGTCCACACATCCCCTCCCTGCACTCCGGCTTCCTTCGTCGGTCCGCTATACCATTCCACGCGCCACTCCCGCCATTGCTCCCATCCCGTTGCGCGTGCGCAGCCATTACTCGTTTCTCAACTCCACGCTGTCTCCGGAAGCCATCGTCGAGCTCGCTGAGAAACATCAGCATGGCTCCATCGCCCTCTGCGATCTGGGAAACCTCCATGGAGCCGTCGAGCTGGCGCAGGCGGCCAAGTCGGCAGGCATCCGTCCCCTGTTTGGCGCGGAGGTGCGTATCGACGGTCAGGCGCTTTGCCTCTACGTCGAAAATGCCATCGGCTACGCCAATCTGTGCCGTTTGCTTTCCCAAACCGTATCCTCCGCCGAGCGGCCAGGAACTCTCGCAGCCTCAGCGCTGGAAACCGAACGATGCGCTGGGCTGATTGGAGTTTCGCCTCATCCCGACCTAGCCCGCCATTTCCCGAAGCGCTTTTACCTGGGAGTGCGTTCGGATAAAGAATGGCAGCGACACGCGGCCGCTGGATCCTTTCCATCGGTCGCCATGTCCGCCGTGCACTATGAGTCTCCCGACGACCGCTGGAAATACGACATCCTTCAATCGATCCGCACTCTTACCTTGTTGCGTCAGCCCCATCCTTTGAAGGTGATGCCCGCCTCGTTCCATCACCGCCCCGCTCGCGAAATCCAGGAACGATTCCGTGAATTGCCATCCGCCCTCTCCCACACTCACGAAATCGCTGAGCGCTGTTCTGGATTCACCTTCCCCCTGGGGCCTCCCCAATTCCCGGCATATCTTCCGCCCAACGGAGAGTCTGCTCGTGAGTTTTTACGTCGACTGGTCTTTGATGGTGCCCGACGGCGCTATCCCGGAAACCGCTGGCAAACTGTCTGTCCGCAGCTGGAAACCGAGCTGCAGATCATCCATGAAGTCGGTTACGAGGAATACTTTTTGGTCGTCTGGGATCTGCTTCAAGAGTGCCGACATCAGGGAATCTCCTGGATCACCCGCGGTTCAGCGGCCGATTCCTTGGTCTGCTATTGCCTGGAGATCAGCGGGGTCTGTCCCATTCGCTTCGATCTCTATTTCCGTCGCTTTCTCAATCGGGAACGAATGGCGCTGCAGAAGCTGCCCGACATCGATGTCGATTTCCCTCACGACCGTAAGGACGATGTCGTGGATCTGCTCTTTGCCAAGTATGGACCCGCTCATTGCGCCGTCGTGGGCGGTTTCTCGACCTTTCAAGCCCGCAGTGCTGTGGGCGAAGTCGCCAAAGTGCTGGGAGTTTCCGAGCATCAAGTGCGCCGTTTCACCGAGCACTTTCCCTGGAGCTTTGGCGGCGGCTGGGGACACGCTTCTTCTTCCGAAGGATCGTTGATCGAGCGGCTCAAAGCGATGCCCGAATGCCAAGATTTACCACTGGATGAGGAACCCTATCGCAGCGCCTTAGTCATGGGCGAGTTTTTGGATGGCGTCCCACGCTATCCCAAGATGCATCCCTGCGGGGTGGTGCTTTCGCGTCAGCCCATTCATGAACTGACACCCACCTTCGTTTCTGGAAAGGGCTATGTCACCACCCACTATGACATGGACGGAGTGGAGGCCATCGGATTGGTCAAAATGGACATTCTCGCCCAGGGCGGATTAGCCGTCATGCGCGATGTCGAAGGCATGCTGAACCGTCAAGGGATCCAGATCGATCTGGAATCCTGCACTCTCCGTTCCATAGCATCTCCTTCGCCCCCCCCAGCGATTGCTGATTCCACCGTTCCGATCGCAGCATCGCCCTCCTGGTCCGATCCTTTGATTTGGGAGATGATTGCTTCAGGGGGCGCTCGGGCGGTGCATCATATTGAGTCGCCTGCCATGACCACCCTGTGCCGCATGTGCCAAGTGCAGGACATCGATGGTTTAATCGCAATTGTCAGCGTCATTCGTCCCGGGGCGGCCAACGAGCACAAGAAAGTGCGCTTCACGCGCCGTTATCAAGGCCTGGAAGCTCCGACCTATCCGCATCCTTCCTTGGAACCCTGCCTGCGCAGCACCTTTGGCCTGGTGGTCTACGAGGAGCATATCCTGCAGATCTGCGAGGCCTTCGCTGGATTAAGCGGCGGTCGGGCCGATGTGTTGCGTCGCGCCCTGGTGAAGCAGCAGCTCAAGAATGTAGAAATCATCGGCCAGGAATTCGCCACCAGCGCACTCGCGCGTGGTCATTCTCCCGAGTTGATTCGTGAGGTGTGGGAGTTGGTCACGGGTTTCAACGGCTACGCCTTCTGCAAAGCCCACAGCACCGCCTACGGCGTGGAAGCCTATCAATCGGCCTGGCTCAAGCTGAACTTCCCCGCCGAGTTCATGGCCGCGGTGCTGACTCAGGGAAAGGGATTCTACAGTCCGCTGGTCTATATTCTGGAATGTCACCGCCTCGGCATCGCAGTCCTGCCTCCCTGGATCAACGAGCCCGGACCCGATTTCCGAGTGCCTTCACCGGCTTTTTCCAAAAGCCCAGCCATTCGTATTCCCGTCTCCTACGTCAAACACTTGCGCGAAATCACGCTGGAACGCCTGTTCCACGAACACCAGCGCTGCCCCTTTGAAAACGTCCGCGACTTCTATCTGCGGGTGCGTCCCAATCAGGAAGAGATCGAAGCCCTGCTCAAGGTGGGAGCATTCGATGGTTTTTCAAAGCCTCGCACCACGCTCTTCTGGGAACTGCAGCAAGTGCACCACACTTTTGGCAGCCTTCAGGATCCAGACCAAGGCTGGCTGCTGCCTCCCCCCGGATTGGAATCGCTGCCGGAGGTTCCGTTGACTGAGCCCACCCGATTGCAGCGGCTGCAATGGGAAACAGAACTGCTTGGATTTACGGCTAGCGGCCATCCTTTGGAGCTGTATCCGCAGATTGCCTGGAACACTTATTGCCCTGTGAACCGGCTGGGAGAGTATACCGGACAGGAAATTGTCACCTGCGGACTGATCATCGAGCAACGGCTGCATCATCAAGCCACCGGCGAGCCGATGAAATTTTTGACGCTTTGCGATGGCACTGGAATGGTAGAGACCGAACTCTTCGCCGCCACCTATCGGAGCTATGGATTAACGACCGTGCGCTATCCGGTGCTGGAAATCACTGCGCGCGTCGAGCCTTTCGAGAACGGCCGCGGTCACACCTTGCGCGTGATGCGCGCTGGAAAGCCGCGGGAAAACTCCGAAGGATGCTAG
- a CDS encoding Gfo/Idh/MocA family oxidoreductase: MNDSRSSQIVVPVTRRGFLKSTSTVVAGSALMSALTPDRFALGASPGDTLKLALVGCGGRGSGAANQALSTQGGTKLVAVADVFKDRMESSLRSLKESHKEKVEVPEENKFIGFEAYKQAISLADVVILATPPGFRPMMFEEAIRQGKHVFMEKPVAVDGPGVRRVLAAAEEAKKKNLKVGVGLQRHHQAGYIETIKRLHGGEIGDIVAMRAYWNGSTPWVKPRKDLEAKFGRPLTEMEYQMQNWYYFVWTCGDHICEQHIHNLDVINWVKNSYPVRCNGMGGCEVRKGKDYGEIFDHHAVEYEYADGSRLSSQCRHILNCWNSVSEHAVGTKGSCDVSSHIIRGTNAWRFKDEKKKDPYQQEHDDLFDAIRNDRPYNEAENGAKSSLTAVMGRMATYSGKVIDWEAALNSTIDTMPKNLDWDADPGIRPGPDGMYPRAIPGKTVAV; encoded by the coding sequence ATGAATGACTCCCGATCCTCTCAAATCGTGGTGCCGGTCACGCGCCGCGGCTTTCTTAAGTCCACTTCAACGGTTGTCGCAGGCAGCGCTTTGATGAGTGCGCTGACGCCGGATCGCTTTGCCCTGGGAGCGTCGCCGGGAGACACCCTGAAGCTAGCGCTCGTGGGCTGTGGCGGTCGTGGTTCGGGGGCTGCCAACCAGGCGTTGAGCACCCAGGGTGGCACCAAACTAGTCGCTGTCGCGGATGTCTTCAAAGATCGCATGGAGTCGAGCCTGCGTAGCCTCAAGGAGTCGCATAAGGAGAAGGTTGAGGTTCCCGAGGAGAACAAATTCATCGGCTTTGAAGCCTACAAGCAGGCCATCAGCTTGGCTGACGTCGTCATCTTGGCCACTCCTCCGGGATTCCGGCCCATGATGTTTGAGGAGGCCATTCGGCAGGGTAAGCATGTGTTCATGGAAAAGCCGGTCGCGGTCGACGGGCCGGGCGTTCGTCGTGTTCTGGCCGCCGCCGAAGAAGCCAAGAAAAAGAATCTGAAAGTCGGAGTGGGGCTGCAACGCCATCACCAAGCTGGTTACATCGAAACGATCAAGCGCCTCCACGGCGGTGAGATTGGTGACATCGTCGCCATGCGCGCCTACTGGAATGGCAGCACGCCTTGGGTCAAGCCCCGCAAGGATCTCGAGGCGAAGTTCGGTCGCCCGTTGACCGAAATGGAGTACCAGATGCAAAATTGGTACTACTTTGTTTGGACCTGTGGTGACCATATTTGCGAACAGCACATTCACAACCTGGACGTCATCAACTGGGTCAAGAATAGCTATCCTGTCCGTTGCAATGGCATGGGCGGTTGCGAAGTGCGAAAAGGCAAGGACTACGGCGAAATCTTCGACCATCACGCCGTGGAGTATGAGTATGCCGATGGCTCCCGTCTCTCCAGCCAATGCCGTCACATCCTCAATTGCTGGAATAGCGTTAGCGAGCACGCGGTCGGCACTAAAGGCAGCTGCGACGTCAGCAGCCATATCATCCGTGGCACCAATGCCTGGCGATTCAAGGACGAGAAAAAGAAGGATCCCTATCAGCAGGAACACGATGATCTGTTCGATGCGATCCGCAATGACCGTCCCTACAACGAGGCCGAGAACGGCGCGAAGAGCTCTCTGACTGCCGTGATGGGCCGGATGGCCACCTACTCCGGGAAAGTGATTGATTGGGAGGCAGCCCTGAACTCCACCATCGACACTATGCCGAAGAACCTCGATTGGGACGCCGATCCTGGTATTCGTCCGGGGCCGGATGGGATGTATCCGCGCGCGATTCCCGGCAAAACGGTGGCCGTTTGA
- a CDS encoding DEAD/DEAH box helicase: MAKVSSKNGRSSRYSASTKYDAHHTVLSKTYGALADLRRELAEPKTRVSEREELLKLFAECADSQRAWLLLEDYFERLSLSRKDFGGQDWWPRIMAAQGKDRVEEVAMLFLRAQRSLPTELQPFANAARFAEIEEAEAEHRNLLLLENWMFPPAPTHLDSPRASVRVVCELKPLADRPHLHALELRIILSRPRTGEKARSIADLVDLLTRAAHEQELFPPADWELIQWATSFYRDHPPKSESLTLSGVDLLRWLCRWGSSGRLELAKKPLLFEGQVIQLVPELIQNAQGLDFVHRITLPSGQPRSLTEARFFDGEPALALVDQTVYVVRNAPPAELVQFWAERPSVPVGKLSIRLRTHLRRSQAGSGADWDSLCVSHTAIPQFVFELAEDTVRLRLLARSERNKSVWHWTGQDWQVDPPYVASLDKAEVLEDARLEAAVAWLRRLDWFTPEPGVWVGDANENFLGVLAAIWPNRPKEADYLGNQAFQRLFLSPRQLRPTLIVKGSGIDWFTVSAEWEQEGMKLTPADLHRLQSATGRFVKLPDAGWVELDIRAVSQAHEAMADLGLENLSASPQKVPMEQAAHLDEEALKRFGDSSEAKLLRKRLSDFEGIPEVKLPKGVDAELRPYQKEGFSFLCHLTQMHLGGILADDMGLGKTLQTLTWLTWLHERNSKNPKPALVICPASVLHNWRRESNRFAPHLRVLVLESGSARHNLRKQIPQHDLIVTNYALLRRDLEALQKFSFGALILDEAQFIKNPTAQVTQSVKQLKADQRLALTGTPLENRLLDLWSITDFVQPTYLGSQEHFSQTYDVRGEGEEGEAAQRIARRRLSSKLRPLMLRRLKRQVAKDLPERIEVRRDCELGDEQRKLYLAELRRSRDQIMQAVAEKGLMKSKIHVLAALTRLRQICCHPRLVGSDTASGKTETLMELLEPLLEEGQKVLVFSQFVQMLKLMETECANLKIPTHILTGESKERQEIVQAFQNDPRPGVFLLSLRAAGTGLNLTTASYVILYDPWWNPAVEAQAIDRSHRIGQTRTVHAYRLIAPGTVEEKIWELQQRKAQTISDVLGEEGFARSLSKDDLEYLFSED; encoded by the coding sequence ATGGCCAAAGTATCGAGTAAAAACGGACGTTCATCGCGTTACTCCGCCAGCACAAAGTACGATGCGCACCACACGGTCTTGTCAAAGACCTACGGTGCCCTGGCGGATTTGCGGCGCGAACTCGCGGAGCCCAAGACCCGGGTCTCCGAACGCGAGGAGCTCTTGAAGCTCTTTGCAGAGTGCGCGGACTCACAGCGTGCCTGGCTTTTATTGGAGGATTATTTCGAGCGTCTCTCGCTCTCTCGAAAAGACTTTGGCGGTCAGGATTGGTGGCCGCGGATCATGGCGGCGCAGGGTAAGGATCGCGTTGAGGAGGTGGCGATGCTCTTTCTTCGAGCGCAGCGTTCGCTGCCCACGGAGCTGCAGCCATTCGCCAATGCTGCTCGGTTCGCTGAGATCGAGGAGGCGGAGGCGGAGCACCGGAATTTGCTGCTGCTGGAGAATTGGATGTTCCCCCCGGCACCGACTCACTTGGATTCACCGCGGGCCAGTGTGCGGGTGGTGTGCGAACTCAAGCCGTTGGCGGATCGGCCGCATCTGCATGCGCTCGAGCTGCGGATCATTCTTTCGCGTCCCCGCACGGGTGAAAAGGCCCGATCTATCGCGGATCTGGTGGACCTGCTGACTCGGGCTGCGCATGAGCAGGAGCTGTTTCCACCGGCCGACTGGGAACTGATCCAATGGGCGACGTCGTTCTATCGAGACCATCCGCCCAAGAGCGAATCCCTTACTTTGTCCGGGGTTGATCTGCTCAGATGGTTGTGCCGCTGGGGCTCATCGGGTCGGCTAGAGTTAGCTAAGAAACCTCTGCTGTTTGAGGGGCAGGTGATCCAGTTGGTTCCCGAATTGATTCAAAACGCCCAGGGACTGGATTTTGTTCATCGGATCACCTTGCCGAGCGGGCAGCCTCGATCTTTGACCGAGGCACGATTCTTTGATGGCGAGCCGGCCTTGGCATTGGTTGACCAAACCGTTTATGTCGTGCGGAACGCTCCGCCGGCCGAGTTGGTGCAGTTCTGGGCGGAGCGGCCCTCCGTCCCGGTGGGCAAGCTGAGCATTCGGTTGCGAACCCATCTGCGTCGAAGCCAGGCAGGATCCGGGGCTGACTGGGACTCGCTGTGCGTGTCCCACACCGCCATCCCTCAGTTTGTGTTCGAGCTCGCGGAGGACACCGTACGGCTTCGACTGCTGGCGCGCAGCGAGCGCAACAAGAGCGTTTGGCACTGGACGGGACAAGACTGGCAGGTCGATCCTCCGTATGTGGCCTCGCTCGACAAGGCTGAAGTGCTGGAGGACGCTCGCCTGGAGGCGGCGGTTGCCTGGTTGCGTCGGTTGGACTGGTTTACACCCGAACCCGGCGTATGGGTCGGGGATGCGAACGAGAATTTCTTGGGCGTGCTGGCCGCGATTTGGCCGAACCGACCAAAGGAAGCGGACTATTTGGGTAACCAAGCCTTCCAACGGCTGTTCCTCTCGCCCCGCCAGCTGCGTCCGACACTCATTGTCAAGGGAAGTGGTATCGACTGGTTTACGGTTTCGGCGGAGTGGGAGCAGGAGGGCATGAAGCTCACCCCAGCGGATCTGCATCGCCTGCAGTCGGCCACGGGCCGCTTCGTGAAGCTTCCGGATGCCGGTTGGGTCGAACTCGACATTCGGGCGGTATCTCAAGCGCATGAGGCCATGGCGGACCTCGGTTTGGAGAATCTGAGCGCAAGCCCGCAGAAGGTGCCCATGGAGCAGGCAGCTCATCTTGACGAAGAAGCTTTGAAGCGCTTCGGCGACAGCAGCGAAGCCAAGCTCCTCCGCAAGCGTCTTTCCGACTTTGAGGGGATTCCTGAGGTGAAGCTGCCCAAGGGCGTGGATGCCGAGTTGCGTCCGTATCAGAAGGAAGGTTTCTCGTTCCTGTGCCATCTGACGCAGATGCATCTCGGAGGCATTCTGGCGGACGACATGGGGCTCGGAAAAACGCTCCAGACGCTCACGTGGCTGACCTGGTTGCACGAGCGAAATTCGAAGAACCCAAAACCGGCGCTGGTCATTTGTCCGGCCTCGGTGCTGCACAACTGGCGGCGTGAGTCCAATCGGTTCGCGCCCCATCTGCGCGTGTTGGTGCTGGAGAGTGGCTCGGCTCGGCACAACCTGCGCAAACAGATTCCCCAGCACGATCTCATCGTGACCAACTACGCGCTGCTGCGTCGAGATCTCGAGGCTCTGCAGAAGTTTTCCTTCGGTGCCCTGATTCTGGATGAAGCTCAGTTCATCAAGAACCCGACCGCTCAAGTCACTCAGTCGGTCAAGCAATTGAAGGCGGACCAGAGGCTGGCGTTGACCGGGACGCCGCTGGAAAATCGGCTCCTCGATCTCTGGAGTATCACCGATTTCGTGCAGCCGACCTACCTGGGATCCCAGGAACACTTTTCCCAGACCTACGATGTTCGTGGAGAGGGCGAGGAAGGGGAAGCCGCCCAGCGCATCGCGCGTCGCCGGCTGTCCTCGAAACTCCGTCCGCTTATGTTGCGGCGGCTTAAGCGTCAGGTCGCGAAAGATTTGCCGGAACGAATCGAGGTTCGTCGCGACTGCGAATTGGGCGATGAACAGCGCAAGTTGTATCTGGCGGAGTTGCGTCGCAGCCGCGACCAGATCATGCAGGCGGTGGCCGAGAAAGGCCTCATGAAGAGCAAGATCCATGTCCTGGCGGCTCTTACCCGTTTGCGGCAGATCTGCTGTCATCCCCGCTTGGTGGGAAGCGACACTGCTTCGGGCAAGACCGAAACGCTGATGGAATTGCTCGAGCCGCTGCTGGAGGAGGGACAAAAGGTTCTCGTCTTCAGTCAATTCGTCCAGATGCTGAAGCTGATGGAGACCGAGTGTGCCAATCTGAAGATCCCGACGCATATCCTCACGGGGGAATCGAAGGAGCGCCAGGAGATTGTCCAAGCTTTCCAGAACGATCCGCGACCGGGTGTGTTTTTGTTGAGTTTGCGCGCAGCGGGCACGGGTTTGAATCTCACCACCGCCAGTTACGTGATCCTCTACGATCCGTGGTGGAATCCGGCCGTGGAGGCTCAGGCCATCGATCGGTCGCATCGAATCGGTCAGACTCGAACCGTGCACGCTTACCGCCTGATCGCGCCCGGAACGGTCGAGGAAAAGATCTGGGAACTGCAGCAGCGCAAGGCCCAGACGATCTCGGATGTCTTGGGGGAGGAAGGCTTCGCTCGGAGTTTGTCTAAGGACGATCTCGAGTACCTGTTCTCGGAGGACTGA